In Actinomycetes bacterium, the following are encoded in one genomic region:
- a CDS encoding DUF3052 domain-containing protein, with amino-acid sequence MSATADTAGGRHPVPAGRMGFVAGQTVQELGWDEDCDDDLRAALEEVTGTVLVEEDYDDDVVDAVLLWWRDGDGDLVDTLVDALTSLAAGGVIWLLTPKVGRAGHVEPSDIGEAAPTAGLSATTSVAAAPDWSGTRLVAPRSGRR; translated from the coding sequence GTGAGCGCGACCGCGGACACCGCGGGAGGTCGGCACCCCGTGCCGGCAGGCCGGATGGGTTTCGTCGCAGGGCAGACGGTGCAGGAGCTCGGCTGGGACGAGGACTGTGACGACGACCTGCGGGCCGCCCTCGAGGAGGTCACCGGCACGGTCCTCGTCGAGGAGGACTACGACGACGACGTCGTCGACGCTGTCCTGCTGTGGTGGCGGGACGGGGACGGTGACCTCGTGGACACCCTCGTCGACGCACTCACTTCGCTGGCCGCCGGCGGCGTCATCTGGTTGCTCACCCCGAAGGTCGGCCGCGCCGGTCACGTTGAGCCGTCGGACATCGGCGAGGCTGCGCCCACCGCGGGGCTGAGCGCCACCACGAGCGTCGCGGCTGCACCCGACTGGTCGGGCACCCGGTTGGTCGCGCCGCGCTCCGGCCGCCGCTGA